A window of Pseudophryne corroboree isolate aPseCor3 chromosome 1, aPseCor3.hap2, whole genome shotgun sequence genomic DNA:
TCACTGCCTACAACAGAGCAATAAAATGTATCCTGCAAAACAGTATACATTCACACATACCAGCCATCGTTGTCTCTGTCATATGTACTGAAGAACATGGCATTGTGTATTGTCATCGTTCTGTTCTCTCCTTTCAGTTGTGGTGCCCCTTCTAAGAGAGCGTTGCCAGCATTTCCCTTGTAGCCACTGACAGATATCTGGTATCTATTTGCCTCACTCTGTACAAGGAACCCAGAGTAATGTGCTGACACTTTACTGCCGCTCCAGTCTTCCATTTCAATTAAGGTTTCTGAGGGTGCCAGGTTGGTAAGTTGGCTAATCTTTTCATTACCCAGCCAGAATTCACCTAAGAAAAGATAGAAAAAGTGTTAATTTCTGATCATAGAGTTCCCCCTCCTCTTGGTTTTCCCTGCACAGATCCGTGTCCCCAGAGCTTCCCCCTCACAGTCAGTGACTGATCATTTCTATCTGAGGTATACCAATTTAATCTTCCCTGTATGGCGCTACAGACATttggtggcactatataaataatatcCAGTATGAAAAGACATCATGTTTATGAGGCCAATATAAGTAAAATACATATGAATATAATATATGTAAAAGTTTTCCATTACCAAAATATATGAACATTACCTTATATTGTACTGTTTATGAccttgtactgtatatgtgtactgtatgttagcTTCTTATGTCACCTATTCTTTCCCATCAGTTATTTTAGTCTCAAAAGTGCTCCATACAATGCTTGCAATAAGAAGCTGGTATATGTTGATATTATTAATTGAATTTTAGGTTTGGCCGTCAATGCATTGCTTGCCTCATGTTCAAACCCAAATAATAAAGTCGGCATATTGTTTTCTCTACTAAAGATAAACATATGAATACGCAGATTCAATTACATGTGAGGTGGCATCGGTGCTGCGCGTATATATTAGCTAGTTACGGTAGGCTTATTCTGCAAGCAAAATTGGAATTCAGTTCTGGTGTATTATGCGGCTAACTAAATATGTCCCAAGGTTAAATATCGAATGAAATGGCCATGTACTAAATGAAAAACTGAAAGGGGTATTTCAGTCACAGGCAATGGGCGTTGAAATGGCTCAGCAATATGACCACCAACATTGGCAATTTTCCCTTGTACCCTATAGAGCTGTACAGGAAAATGTGTGATGATAGGTTACCCGTATTGGGATGTAATTATGTGACTGACCATCACAATACCGATGGCTACATCTTGTGCCCCTCAAAATCGCAactagtgggaacagaacctgtggcgagagcagggccggcgacaggggggggcaaaggggacaactgtaccgggccccaagggtcagaggggccccaaggatatgccacttagtgaccgtcagggatgtgagccgtcttgtccaaataggtggtgtgggcgcagcctcagagtaatcaggagggcgggggtagcaagtctgcgctgtataggactgagacagctggccatgtggagagtgccagggctccctaagggctcagtacaaaagtacaaaatgaaaaagggggtgtgctctctctacaatggagcctcagagtgacaggagcctcttacacacagtcattatgcggcgcaagtgtgcacctgctattccaggtccctatctgttgcaagcagttatgggacatggcagcagctccgctgggcaggattcctgtgccctgtgctggcctcttctggtggggtgtgagggccgcatggtacctgctgtgtggtgtgcgggtctggatagtggaaagtgcagcgcaggtgaatctctcccctgggtaagagtggattggtgagggtatatattgctttggcatagggtaggggagctaggaatgcagcatgtagtcattggggacagacagactgagggagccacagctgggttggacacatgtccccagcatggacgttatttgtgagaatattccaatatgccatatgctgactttgcactagtcgtgtcttggatgacattaaatcactttatgctatgaatggagtgctggtcttgtctgcagcatagcccctgctggagcctctgtgtgtggatagatgatagatagatagatagatagatagatagatagatagatagatagatagatagacagtatacatatatacaattagatggggccccacagatatcactgtacggggccccgagatttctgttgccggccctgggcgagagcattctgctgccgggttcccgcagtcggtatactgaccgccgggatccccagcgccaAAACCATACCGAACCCAGTGTTTTCTGACAGCAAAATATACATTGATTCAATAATAAAGCTTTTCCCAATACTAAAGCCCCCTTTAGTGATGGTTCCTCCTGTGGCACACCCACCACTCCCTGCATAGAGCTGAAACTGTTTTGGATCCCTTTCATTTGTCTTTCTTCATTGCTTTGGAGAGCAGACAAGTGCTGGGACCATGCTAAATACAGAGAATTCACTAGAAtacggaaggaaggaaggaaggaaggaaggaaggaaggaaggaaggaaggaaggaaggaaggaaggaaggaaggaaggaaggaaggaaggaaggaaggaaggaaggaaggaaggaaggaaggaaggaaggaaggaaggaaaaatTCCTACTTAAGGAAGAAGATCTCTTTAATGCTATTTTGTTAAATAAGTAACAAATAAAATGATTACAAGTATAAATGAAACTCACCTGGCATGTCGCAGATTTTCTTTCCTCCATCACGAGCGATATTACCAAATCCATTTTTGTAGGCATCCCAGGTTCTACCAAATCCaacactgccatcctgtctgttctGGATCAGTGTCCAACCTGAAGAATTGTAATTATTGGTTTACATTGTAAATTACATGACCTCAGTGTATACACTACGTGATATTAAGAGGTATATTTATTATTAAGAGCCCCTTCACGgtgataaaaaaacaacaacttacttATCACCAATTTTCGTGgtgagaaaaaaacaaaacccttaTCCTCATCCCTACAATTtatcagaaataaatatatattgccAAGGCAGCTTAACATGGCAGTTTCCTTAGATGTCTGCGTAATCTGGTATGTTAGGTACACGTTTTTCACTGTTTGACCTATAGTGTTATTCTGGATCTGGACCATATAAATGAACTTTATACACTGAACCTATATTCTTGCACTCATTTTAACAGGTACTGTAAGTCTAAGCATGTATGTATTTTAAGCTTGTGCTATGCTGCTGTGTTACACAAAGTTTATATAATTTATTAGCTGTCCCCAAAATAGTGTAAGTTTAAACATACACCTGTATGTAAGCACAATTGTGCTTGCAAATAATTTGACCTTGGCATGCTGGTAACTAGGGGCAAGGAGAGTAGGGCCAAAAATTCCTTGGGTAGGGACAGCAAACAGTACTGTGTGGAAGGTATGCCCTTAAAGGCCCAGGCTATATGCTGCTGCTCTGTCATATCCTGTAACAGCATTTAATGCTGTGTACAATACATACTACCCTTCCATATCCATTACATTGCACTATTGCTATCAGTTCAGTAATAATAGTTAAAGAGAAGCCCAGTTGCATATTCTGCACTGGACCTTTGAATATTATATATTGTATGGCTgcccccaggcttggactggcccaaaggggtgcagggaaaaccaccggtaggccacactgcctgggagcccacctcctgctctgaggatcaggttccagactgtgcactggaattacacatatgttaccgtatactggactatggtgtattttctacagtgcgttgctgttaattaatttggtacattatcatgcatgcagcagctgaatttactgtatatatttatgagggggcccagatgttgcactctctaatggttagtcaaaccaatgatgtggcaaGCCAcagcccctctgcagactgaccacacccctaaacatcggcccctaccactgcatttctccggtgggccctacatgccccagtctgacactggctgcCCCGGCTATGCtaaacccattttaaatttaacatGCTCACCTCCATCTTGTGTGGTCATGTCACAGTACACTTTGTATGGTCTGAAAAATCCATCTGGTTGAATAAGATACATTTCTGATGTCTCTCCACCTTTCCTGTAGATTTCTTCGCACTCTACAAAAAGAAATTTAATTCCAGATATATAATAAAGTAATGGTTGTTATGTATTAAGCAGTTCCAAACCAATGAGAAATCTATACAACTTAGACGATAATAAAACATTTACATAAAGTATAGAATTCTTTTATGCTTTGTACTGGTTGGTTTTCTTGTGTGGTTAATGTGTTTGGTTGGGGTGTATAGTTAGTGTGTGTCCTTAGTGTGTATTGTTAGGTTCTCAGGAGTGGAATAAAGCTGTAAGAAGAAAAACAATCTGCTCTACCTTTGCCTGAGACCACCGGAATATTGCAAGATGTAACACATGGAGATCTGCAGTTCTCCGACTGTTGTGAAATTGTGCTTTCCAGCTTCTGAATTTTGGATCGCAGGTTTTCCAATACTTGGCGGAGGATGCGTATGCTGGATGGCACATTGTTGTCCAGATTTTCCTTGATGAAAGTGTACTCCTCCTGCAGATCTTCACCGTATTCATTTATAACATTTTGGTTATCTGGAAAGGAAAGGTTTCACAATTGCACATCATCTGCTGTTCTGCACACTGCACACTGCCCTAATAAACCAAGGTAGTTTCTTTAGATTAGATCAGTgtctcccaaccttggtcctcaagtcacactaacagtccaggttttagtgatatccatgccttAACACAGATgtgtggatattcttaaaacctgtcctgttagtgtgccttgaggatcgtgaCTGGGAACCCCTGGATTAGATAGCTAATTCAATAAAATGCAGGCACGGTACCCAAATGAAATGTGCAAAATGCACTTGAAATTAAGTTTATGTAATAAATATCAATATTTTAATGGAAAGCTGTAACATTTCCAGTGGCTCTAATCAGGATACTGCCCAGCACCAGTGTTACTGGCACAGATCTAGCAGAGGAGAATACTGAGGGGTCATTCAATTAGGGGTGATGGAAAATTGCTCATTCTGGGGTACCGTACCTACAATCACAATATGGGGAGATGTAAGGGCAATATTGGGGCAATGTAGAGTGCCATTGTTGGCGTTCAAACACTGTCACAACAGCACATCTCCGGCTTTGCTCCTAACTGAATTGATGCCAAAGTCCACATCTATGCATTAAAACCCATAATGAAAGTAAACATACCAGAGATTTCATTGTCATTTCACTTTCAGTTATTTTGGCTACAACATGTCCCTATTCAACAGCCGGCCACATGGATCATAAATTCATTAGCTCATTTGATGGTTTCAGATAAAATCGAGTCAAAGTCAACGCAAGGGCTAGACCACAGTAATTGGATTTTTCCAATTTGGCTTTCTGTATGTTTGTGGATGGTAATGTAGAATGGCCACATTGGCACGTGTCGTGGGCTTTCATTTCCACTATTGATTAAGTAATTATAACTAGCGCAATGACGCCTCATATGTGTTCAAACATTAAGCTAATGAAACAGATGAAGTATTATGAACATTAAGATATAATATAAATGTTACCATCATTCAGTTGTTGTCTCTCTTTGACCTTGTCTCCAAGAACAGTGGCATACTTGTATATGTTTACAGTGGACTGTGACAGGGCTTTCACTCTGGGGTCAATTTTAGTTAGGGAGTCTTTAACGTTCTTCTCTTGTTTCAGAAGTGCAGTGCGCAATTCACAGCCATTAGGACATAATACTCCCTGGAAGAATGATATACAAGAAATGTATGACTACAAAAGAATGGTAATTCCCAAGCTAAATGACTGTCCTTACAAAAGTCCTGTAGAATCACTGTGATACTTTGTGATTTTTCCTAATATACCCTAACTGTTGTCCAATGAGTGAATGGGCAGAATAGATGCTTAGTGCAATGCTGCTTGATCATGTAATTGAAGATGGTGAATAACATGATCTGCCCCAAGTGTCACAGTGCCATTTTACTGGGACCCAAAAAAAGGCAACAGTTCTCAATAGAATATATTGTATATGTCACAATCAGGGCCCCCAAAAAACATATTCTGAGATGACACTTATGGGTTAATTTACCAAAGTGTGCgtttataaaagtggagatgttacccatagcaaccaaattctacttatcatgtatctagcaccttctaaaagatagatagaatctgattggttgatatgggcaagatctccacttctataaacccaaatgttagtaaatataccccttagggtcCTGACTGATTGCACACCCCTGAGTAGAGATGATGGTTACAGTTGTATATTCCTAGCTATCATACTGATTATGATAAACGCGGAGGCAGAATCCTAGCAGACCAAATTTTCAGTGGTATAAAAACATTCCACATTCTCATGTATGGAAGTTACCATTTCCGTACAGTACTATATTGCTATATAAACAAAGTACAGTACAAGTTATGTCATTTGTTTATATGATTTAAACATAATCTGTCAATAATACGTACACAATACGTACACAATATAAAAAGGAATCTTGATTGCttattatatatattaataaattcaGCTCTCTTAAAAAATATCTCCTTGACTTAAACCCCTACTCATGCCACAACATTTTCCCAACCCTGTGTCTACTGTCCAAGCAACTACTACACACATATTTCTCCACTTCTAACAATCACACAGATTACTCCAATAAAGTCTCCATATAACGCCACTAAAACACTGCTCATTGTTCAAGAGGATGTTTTACTGATGATTATCATTACTGCTACTGCTGGTGTGTCTTGGTCCTAGCCTGCTCAACATAATTTTTGAGTATCCTGAGCATCACTGAGAAAAAATCCTAGGCCAATAAAACATATATAATCATGGACTGAAGAGAAAAAAGTCATTGGAATGAGTCAAtgttgcagtaaaaaaaaaaaaaaaaaaggacacacaCAACAAACTTTAATGCTTTTGAAaccgagtacaggttgagtatcccttatccaaaatgcttgggaccagaggtattttggatatcggatttttccgtattttggaatacttgcataccataatgagatatcatggtgatgggacctaagtctaagcacagaatgcatctatgttacatatacaccgtatacacacagcctgaaggtaattttagccaatattttttataactttgtgcattaaacaaagtgtgtgtacattcacacaattcatttatgtttcatatacaccttatatacacagtctgaaggtcatttaatacaatatttttaataactgtgtgtattaaacaaagtttgtgtacattgagccatcaaaaaacacaagtttcactatctcactctcgctcaaaaaagtccgtatttcggaatattccgtatttcggatatttggatatgggatactcaacctgtagtacattgTGTTACTTTGCTGTGATCTGAAACTCTGTCCAACTTTGCCTCCATTATGTATAAAGCACTATTTAGTACTTTGCAAGGCCATGGCCAGCACAACAATGTGTGATACTAAGAGAACTGCCTTTGCCCATTCTCCTGCCCACAGTTAACCTCCATATGAAGTGATCTTACATTAAATGACCATCATTTTCCATATTACTAATACCATCTTCCATCCATACAGTCTCTGCTAAATGTACCCAAAACCTCCCCATTTATCTTCATGATGCTCACCAAGTACAACAAATCCTAATACAAGGACAAGCCTGTTTCCAGTAAATTATTCATATTCTACTCTTTACCCCAAACACTTATTTCCATTCCTTCCTGTTTCGCCATTAACACCCCCTTTTTTTACTATAATATGCACAATGCTCATACCGTCTGTTCATACGCATGTTTACAGCCTCCTTCATCGGGATAGACTACGGCTTCCTTCTTCTGCCCTCTGGCTGGTGGCTTGGTTGGACGTAACTGATAGTATCCTCCACTGGCTGGTAGTGAAGGAGGGCGCCTGGTGGGAGCTAGCTTTTGTCCGGGATTAAGTGGCCTATGTCCTCTCGCATCAGCTAATGTTTTATTGACCTCAACCACCTGGTAGAAAAAGTAACCAGTTACtctcatgtttaaaaaatatcaacaCAAATGAAATTTACAGCTATTGAGGTAGACTTATGAATAGAATATACAGACCTAATTAAACTATTGTTCACTATAAATGTTACATTGATGAAACTCTAAACTTCATTTCAAAAAGATGTAAACACATCTTTTATTCAGTGGCAATGAGAATGGGGTGGGTACTGTTGGATATGGGCTTGTTGGAAGTGCCCAGTGGGTGCCCAGGTCCACCCCCACACTACACTTCTGACCTGTCAGTAGCTGCAGGCCAGTCTCACCAGCCAAGTACACTTGGGATGGCCACCAACCATTGATGAATGACAACCATCGATGGCTGCTGGTTTTATAATCAATGGCGGAGATCTCCACTATCAATGGTACAGAGCCCCTCATCGACTTTAGTCTCCCTGGTGCTGGGACACAGAGCTTAGCTTCACCCCCTGATGTGACCCATGAAGTCCCACCCTATCTCTGATTGGCCAGCTATAAGTAAAAAGAAAAGAGATGACCATTGGTGGGAGGAACCATCAATGATTCACTTCAGTCGATGTTTTCATACCACTGAGGTTAGCCACCAATGGTACAATTGATGGTTAACCCCCCCAGTGGCCATCCCCACAGCTGTGCGCCTGGCTGAAGCAGCTTCCTCTCTCTGCATgatgtgtggagggagggggggaatGATTGCACTGATTGCGCCCCCCTCTGAATTTGCACCTGTACAGAGAAGGCAAAGAATTATCAAGTGAAAATTAAATATTCTCCCTACTGTGCTGCGCAATATggcggcgctatataaataaattatattaaaTAAATAATGCAGTCATCTAGATGGTGAGTCAGGCTGTCAGAGGAGAGAGATCTCCTAAGTCTGAGTACTGTAAAGCATTCCTTTCTATCATCTCTGGTAGAA
This region includes:
- the FGB gene encoding fibrinogen beta chain; amino-acid sequence: MAKVMRVALLLVLCASAVWCSDYDEEDGDEEPKAKVVEVNKTLADARGHRPLNPGQKLAPTRRPPSLPASGGYYQLRPTKPPARGQKKEAVVYPDEGGCKHAYEQTGVLCPNGCELRTALLKQEKNVKDSLTKIDPRVKALSQSTVNIYKYATVLGDKVKERQQLNDDNQNVINEYGEDLQEEYTFIKENLDNNVPSSIRILRQVLENLRSKIQKLESTISQQSENCRSPCVTSCNIPVVSGKECEEIYRKGGETSEMYLIQPDGFFRPYKVYCDMTTQDGGWTLIQNRQDGSVGFGRTWDAYKNGFGNIARDGGKKICDMPGEFWLGNEKISQLTNLAPSETLIEMEDWSGSKVSAHYSGFLVQSEANRYQISVSGYKGNAGNALLEGAPQLKGENRTMTIHNAMFFSTYDRDNDGWIHADPNKQCSKEDGGGWWYNRCHSANPNGRYYWGGIYSPDMTKHGTDDGVVWMNWKDSWYCMKKMSIKIRPRFSN